The genome window CTAGGCCACTGTTGCTCCTGGAACCCTTATGAGCACGtccacctcagggtctttgcatgGGTCATCCAGGTGGTCCCTGCTGCTTCATGCCATCCTGTAGCTTTCAGGGCATCTGCAGAGGTCTCCCCCACTCTCCATCCCCCTGCCTGAGTTTTTTTTTCATAGGCCTGCCCCAAGTGCTGTGATCGCTTTCTTACTTAATGTTATACCCCCCTCCACGTCAACTTGGAGGCATGCTGTAGGGTCCTGACACATGTTCTGTGTAAAACCAAGGTCTTTGGGTACATACCAGTCCCAGTCTGAGATGGGCTCTCACAGGGCCCCTGACTCCCAAGTGACAGCAACACCAAATCTCCCAAACCTTGGCTATGGCTAAGGGGCAAGCCAGCAGGTTGGGCCTGCCTTGTCCTAGGCACAGTATCAACAGCACACCTGCAAATGTCTCTGAGCTGTCAGCTCCCCACCTAAGAAGATCCAGTGGAAACTGTCCCTCACACTCAGCCTGACAGTGGGCTTGTCCTGACCACACAGAGGCAAAGGGGTGGTGTGGCACACAGACTTTATTCTGACCGCTCCCCGAGTCCTGGGTCCAGGCCCACGTCCTGACCAGCGAGCGGGTTCACTCAGCACTCAGAAAGACCCTCTTGCGTGCCGTGTTGGTGTATGGGTGCCAGCGCCACTCCACATCGGCTGTGGCCTCCTGCTCCAGCGTGCCCAGGCGGATTGTGTACACTGGGGGGCGGAGATGGACACATTGCCACCTACGCCGCcagcacccccccaccaccagaaGGGCAGGGAAGCCCCAAACTCACACTTCAGTTCAAAGCGAGGTCCGACCTCGGTCAGCTCCACACTGCGGTGGCTGGTCTTCCTATATACATGGTGCCTGAGGCAAGGGGAGGCAGGGCATGGGTAACGGAAGACAGGGAGCAGATGTGGGTCAGTAACAAACAGCAGTGGGACACAAAGGTCAGGACACTATTCTGAGGCCAGCCCATGGACCTACCGGAAGGAGATATAGTCATCTTGGTTCGCGAAGGTGATGACCCGGTGGCTGTCATCTTTGGGCACAGGGAACAGGTAACGGAGTATGTCGGAGACCTGGGtcagagggaaggagagtggCAAATGCCCAGCCGGCAACTCCGTGCCCCCAGCCCTCATCACCCCGTGGACCCAGACTCACCCGCTTGCCTAGTCGGGAGGAGAAGCCATGTATGATGAGGTGAGGCTTGGCCTCGGACACGGTGCCCAGGTCAGGGATGTCGTGCCGCATGACCACATTGCACAGTGTGAAGTAAGCAGTAGGGCCGAAGGGCAGGTGGCTGACAATGAGCCCCACTGGTGGGGCCAGGCGGGCCGTCAGAAACCTTATCTGCTCTCAGACAACCACCCCAGCAGACACCCTGTTCCCACCCACAGTCTTACCAGGTGTGCCTCGATGCTCATGGACAACCAGCAGGTCGGTGACACCATTGGCTTTGCAGGCTCGCACCAGTGCCCCTACCTCATGCCGGCCACGGTTCATGCGTTGGGCACCTGGGAACACCAACTTCAGCTCCTGTACATGAACTCGAGTTAGGACTGGGGCCACTAGTGCCTTAGCACCTCCCACTCACTTCCCACTACCGGTACCTTTGCAAACATCTTGAGGCGGGAACTGGGGTCTCGGGAGGTCGTGATCATGACCTTAGGGTCCTCGACCCCTGCCCATCGATATTCATCATCCATGTGGTTGGTCACACCTGTCAGAGCATGAGGGGCAACAACGAGACACTGTCTTGGGAAATAAAATGCTAACTTGAGGGTGGCTGAATCTGTCTAGAGCAGCACTGTCTGACAACACCTTCGATGATGAACATAAAATGCTCTACATCTGCACAGAGCAAGAGGGTGGCTCCCCAGCCACATTGGCTATAAACACAAGTATGACTgacaaactaaatttttaaatttgatttagttttagttcatttttttatcaCAGAGGGCTAATGGCTACCACCTAAGCGCAAGTCTAGATTCTGTTAAGGCCAAAGGTAACAGACTCCTTTCCCTCATAACAAAAATTCATAAAGTCTGTGATAcctttaatatttgttgaataatgcAATGAATGAAACATTTGGGTGTTAATGAAGTGCTGGGACCTGGGGACATGGCAGTGAACAAAACGGACACGGTCTTGCCTCAGCAGAGTTCACATTCTAGTAAGGGGGGCAATTAACAGACAAAACAGAGTAAGTGGGATAATACTGTATGTTATATAAACAAAACTGGGAGCACTAAGAAAGAGCTTTCCTGAGGTGCCATCTGTGCAGAGTCATGAGGGCATCTGGGAGACAGTTTTGCAAGGAGGAGCTCCACAGCCTTTCCTTCAAGGTGTCTGCGGAATGAGATGGAAGCCAGCAGGCTCAAGTGCAGGGGGAGAAGCTGGCCCAGTGTCAGGAAAGTTTACCTTCACCGCCGGCGTCATCGAACTCCAGGGAACCCTGTAAGGCCAGAGCCTCCCTGCGTAACTCGGTGGGAATCAGGCGATTCTCTGCAGGGGGAACACAGAGGGGCTGAGTAAGACACATGCATGGAGCCCTCAGTTTATATAACACTGTGGCTTACAAAAACTGTAGACTTTACTATAAAGTACCCTTTTCACTCCTTTCTGTGCAGAAAGGTGATACACGACTTTTTTGGCAGGGGGAAGACAGAGACAAAACTATTTTTGTCTACATGCCAACCTGTTAACAATGGttacaggaggggcgcctgggtggctcagtcgttaagcgtctgccttcagctcaggtcatgatcccagggtcctgggatcgagccccgcatcaggctccctgctccgcgggaagcctgcttctccctctgccactccccctgcttgtgttccctctctcgctctctctctctgtgtcaaataaataaataaaatcttaaaaaaaaaaaaacaatggttacaggagatttcattttttatggttccTGAGTCTCATGGTTTTAGggctttctaaaatatttagttGCAAGTATATACTgtttttgtaattagaaaaaaactaacaaactaatttttaaaagaacaaatacagAGTGCTCTTTCTGTATGAAGGTGGACCAGAAACCCTGAAACCCTCTGACAACAAAACTGCTAAACCTGATGCTTTGGGTCAGAGGTTTCCTCTGTGAACTAAAGCTAGACTTGGTTAAAAAAGGGCTGGGCTGTGGGCATGCCCACTTTGGAGTACAGAGCTCAATATGAACATGCCCTTGGAACCAGCAGGTCTTTCCAATATGCCCTGGAGAAATTCTTGCACATGGAAGAGAAGGTTCATAGCACCAATGCTGTTCCTAACTGCCCCAGACTAAAAAATGAGGTCAACACCAAGCACAGGGAAATGGGAGCCCCCACTACACTCAATAGATCTTAGAAACAATGCTGAATGAAAACATAAAGCTGGGAAAGAATACATACAACCTAATAACTACGTTTAAAACTGAAAACCAACCCCGTATGATTTAGGGATACAAACAAGTACGATACAAAgcacaaagaaaagcaaggaaatggcTTATTTTTAAACAGTATCCTGTATTGTGGTTATCTGAGTTGGGGAAAATATTCTTGAATTTCaatatattgagcattttttattaataatgtgGGCAGATAGGTCACAGGTATTTAACATAACGCTTAAGGTAAACATATACTCACATACCACATGCACTTTATGtgtttaaaacacagaaaaccaaagtgaatttaaaataatcagaggTAGTAAGCTGATGTACCATCCAGATAGGAAACAAAGTTCTACACAAGAACCCACACAAGAACCAAGAAAATAGGGATAAATATAACATTTCCATTCAGGCATGCTACCACTCTTCATTAGTATGACAAATAAAAAGTggagaaaatattgcaaagtTAGATCCTAATTCACAGGTcgaataaaattaaattctcaacggtttaatgcttttaaaatacaacGGAATCATAATAACGCTAAAAAGACAGTAAGATATTCTTGCTATTTTGTACTGAAGaaggtagcaaaaaaaaaaaaaaaaaacaatgggggTAGGTGCGGTAGGGAGAACATCTATAGGACAacgtaaaaatttaaaatttgggaaGAACTAAACACACTATAAACAAAACTAATAGGCAAACTGTAAAATCTGGATACCGCAGCATATACGACAAGATATGAAATTTATAGCATCACGGAAGGGACATTTGCAAAgccaaaagacaaggaaaaaggCCAGTAAATACTTGAAAGGTTGCTCAGCCACACAAACACTAAGAAATGCTAATATAAACGCGTTTTATACCATTTGGTCTTTTACtccattagattttaaaatgcaaacagatggtcttttttttttttttttaaatttatttatttgacggggacagcgagagagggaacacaagcagggggagtgggagagggagaagcaggcttcccgcggagcagggagcccgatgcggggctcaaccccaggatcccgggatcatgacctgagccgaaggcagacgcttaacgactgagccacccaggcgcccgcaaaccAATACTCTTTTATAACTACAGGTCtagagccccccccacccccccgcgcTGGGGGGGCTGAGACGTGCCTACCTTCCAGGGCGCGCCGaaccttctccttcctctcctgggcGGTTCGCAGCGACTCCTCGCGGGCCTTGCGGTACAGGTACTCCCGGCGAAGGCGGGCCTCACGACGCAGCTAGGGAACAGAGGGTCGGATCAGCCTCTTTCTCGCCACGCACAGCCGGGCCCCGGGGGCCACCAGCCTTACCAACCCCAAGCCTAGGAATCATCCCCAGCCCTGCGCGAGTCCCCAACATCAAAAACAGGAGCTCAAACATCCCTCCTACCATCCTGACCGCGACTTCCACGTGGGTCCAGGAGAATGCCGGGGCAGCGTAAGCAACGCCACCCTCGATTCTGCCCTCAACCAAGATGGTCGCTGGAGGCTTCGCTACACTCTGCTACTGTCGGGAGTGCCCAATGTTAAGATGACGGAGGGTGGGTTGGGAGTCGCAAGGCGATTGGCCAATCTGGAGGCGCATGCTTATTGGAACAGCCAATAGGCTGGCGTCAAAACTTTGTCACGTCGCTAAGGATCGCCCTTACTAAAGATGTCGGTGCATGGCTTCATTACTTATGACTGCTGTGCAGGATGCCCAATTTTAAGATGATGAACCGCTAGAGTAATCATAACTGGCGGTTCGAAATGATCCAGCAACTGTAAAAGCACAGCGGTTGACTGGAGGCTCGCCTACCGGCTCCTGGAATTAAAGCATCTTCTCCCTTAAAATGGCTGCCATACAGCTATACCTCTTCCATCACCACAGCTATCGCCCTACTATTAAAATGCGGCCTcttatcgcttctcggccttttggccaAGTTCAAGTGTAAAATGCGGCCTCTTCCAAAAGCGACTCGGAACCACCCACAGCTCTAGCCAGCTCTAGCCGACTGTTCCGTTGCCTTACACTCTTCGGAGAACACAGCTAGTCAATTCTGGGTCGCTGCTCCCCAAAGCGCTTGCCTTTGGAAACGTTGGGCAACTCGGCCCACGGCTGGGAACGCCCCTTGAAGGTGAGCCTATTGGTTGTCATGGCGGTATGGCGAGCGGCGATTGGGCAACCTGTGAGGAGGCTGGTACCAGACCTCAGTACCGTGGGCCCATGGCTGCGCCGGACGTAAGGGCGCAGGTGGACTCGCTCCTTCTGCAACTGCTCCGGGACCTGGAAGAACTGGAGGCGAAGCGGGCGGCATTGAACGCTCGGGTGGAAGAGGTGGGatcttggggagggagggatgggcgGGCATGCGGAGGTAAACTGAGTTTCATCGCTCTCCTCGTATCCCAGGGCTGGCTCTCGCTCTCTAAAGCTCGCTATGCCATGGGTGCCAAGTCTGTAGGTCCTCTGCAGTATGCCTCCCGCATGGAGCCTCAGGTCTGCGTCTACACCAGGTGAGGAGCCGTGCATGTTGGAACGGGTGGGCGGGCAGGGTCCAGGCTGGGGCCTCCAAATGTCGATCCTACCTTCTCGTTCTTCAGCGAGGCCCAGGACGGACTCCAGAAGTTCTGGGTGGTGAGAGCCAGCGCCCAGACTCCAGAAGAGGTGGGGCCCCGTGAAGCAGGTGAGTCCCCCTTTTTTTCCCGTCAGGGCGTCCTCCCGatgtcaaaaacaaaatatacaggATAATTGAGGAGATGATTTTATTAAGAGTGTTGCGATGGAGAGAGCGGCCCAGATTGGAGGATCACAGTGTCTCAGCaggctgtgtttttgttttgtttttgtttttgtttttgctttagacTTCTGTagggagaaatagacaagttATAGGTGATGTCCTTTACAGTTGGGATAGTTTTGCAATTGGGGGAAACTTCAGTCAGTTGAACAGAAAATGTTTATATGTCTGGTTTCAGAGGGACAAACTTCTAATCTCAATCATTTATGAGACGAACGGGAAGTTGGAGGGTCTGTCTGGCCTTTCAGCATGTTCAGGCAAAATGGGAAAAGTCAGTGTGTGGCTCCTTGTTTACCTCGTGGTAAACAAGGGGGTCATCTGCTGATCTTGTGAGAGTCATGAGGAGTGGTCTGGGCATCTCATCTGAATCACAAAGGGAAGGGTTGTTCTTTGTGGTAAGCTGTTTTCTGGAACATAAATGGTTGGAGGGATTTTCCAGCCTTCAGTGTTTGTCAGGATCATGAGCTCAGATCAAATTCAACATTGTCACAGAGAAGACAAGCGACAGGTAATGAGACCCTCAACCTCCAGTCTGTCTTTCTCCAGCTTTGCGCAGGCGCAAGGGTCTCACCAGAACCCCAGAGCTGGagtcctccccagccccccgggACCCTCTGAACTGGTTTGGAATCCTCGTTCCTCACAGTCTGCGTCATGCCCAAGCCAGCTTCCGGGAGGGTGAGTAGACTTCTAAATGCAGGAAGAACTTGAGTACTAAAGCCATGCCTGGCTGGGGTTAATCTGCAAAGGGTTTCTCCATAGCAGGCTTTTGTTGCACACCTGCTGTTTTTTCCAAAAAGCATTTACTGGCTGTTGGCAGTGTTCCAGGCTCATGTTAGGTGCTGGAGATACAGCaggaaacaaaagagataaaCACCCCTCATGGAATGTTTATTCTATTGAGGGGAGAATgaaaacatgcaaataaataagtaggccCATATATAATACCAGGTAGTGAGAATTGTTACGGAAAAATAAGATAGGGTATGGTGGATGGAGTGGGACAGGAGTGGGTGAGGGTAGCTATTTTACGAAGGGTGGCCTGGAAAGTCCTCTCTGAAAAGATGGAGAGAACTTTGTGGTTGATCTGGGGGATCAGTGCTGTAGGCAGAGGGACCAGCCAGGGCAAAAGCTTTGAGGTGAGATCATGTTTAGGATGGCAGAGAGGAGGCCAAATGGGTTGGAGTGGAGTTTATGTAGCAGGGAGTGCCAGGAGCTCAGGTCAGAGGTGGCTGGGCTCAGGTGATTTGAGGTACAGGCCCTGATGAGGACTTTGGGAGTCATGGGTGGCTCTGAAGAGAGGGGGGCACAGTTGGACCCACAGAGTGATAGGAAGACTGTGGTGCTGGGTGGGAACAgacaagagcagagggaggaagcaggtgaCGGGGAGCAGCCAGGCTTGAGATGCAGATGGAGGCAGTGAAGGAGAGGGTAAGTGATGGGAACCTGCATGTTTTGAGAATAGAAGCCACAAGATTTACTGACAGATCAATTTGAGAgtaagggaaggagaggaatgaaGCCTGAGCCCACAGATTCCAGCAGGAACACCTGAGGGAATGAAGTTGCCCTCACCTGGTGTGAGAGAGCTGCAGCCAAGGGTAAGTCAGGAGTTGGGTGAGAGTATGTTCCTAGTGCTGTGTGGTGGAGACTGTGCTCGGGTGTCTGGGCACATGCATCTGAGTTTGGAAGAGACCTGGGCTGAAAAGAGAGATTTGGGAGCCCACTGCATAACACTCGTGTTTAAATTCCCAAGTTGCTGACACATACACAGCATTTAAGCTGAGATCAGCAGAGGGCCTCAAAATGTGGACagaaggtgggaggaggaaggggagaaaccACTCGAGGAGACTGAGAAGTAGTGGTGAGGCAGGAGCAACAACCAGAGGGTGAGAGATCCCAGAAGCCAAGAGGAGAAAGTGCTTCCTGGAGGGAGGTGAGCAGATGTGTGGCCAGCTCTGCTGTCAGGCAGGTAGGCTGAAGACTGAACTGGTGAGTGGACTGGGCATGGAGGGCCCAGAAGACTGTTAAGCAGAAGCATCAGGCAAAAGCCACCTAGATGTGGATCCAGAATGTGGAACACTCCTGGgggcagagaaaacagaaggagagagggcGAGAACAGTGAAGGACTATtataatgaaggaaagaaggaaggaaatgagggcATGCAACAGTGTTTTTTAGTCCCTGGTGGGTAATATAAGGGAGTAAAGAAAGTCTGTTTAAGAGGTGACATTTTAGTAAAGAtctgaaggaggtgagggtgTGGGTCTAGTGAGGTTCTGAAGCAGCCAATGCAAGgctcttcttgaaatattttaggAATAGTGTGGAGGCCAGAAAGTTCTGGAGCCTTTCCAGTACCTGGAGATATTCAGAGCCCCCTGAGTCATGTGTCACATCGAGGATACCATGGCAAcaatcttctctcttcctctaggcctgcagctggctgcagagatggccAGCCTTCAGATCCGGATCGACTGGGGTCGAAGCCAACTCCGGGGGCTCCAGGAGAAACTCAAGCAGCTGGAGCCTGAGTCTGCCTGACTTGTGACCAGAGGCGGGCAGTGAGCACAGCTGTTCTTTGGTGTGGCTGCCTTATCTCAGGCCTTCTTCCCTCACAGAGTGCCCCTGCCCCTATTCCCACCCCAACTAATCCCTGCTCCTTAAAATTTCTCTGGTTTGCATGTTTCTAGCTTTGTTAGGTGTGAAAGTTTGAAGAGGCAAACTGAATAATGTTGAAAGTCACTACTGTGAAACCACTTCTAAGCTTGTATTCTCCTAGGACACATTCATGTGGGGCAGGGGCAAAGCTGTTAGGTTAGTTCATAAATAACTAGAACAGCCTCATGGATATATCAGCTGTGGCTTCTTTACAGGATGAAATACTGCACAGTTAGTGGCAGGGAAGGACAACAAATAGGTGCTTCAGTTTCACTAGATTCTCAAAACTAATTTTGATgtaggaaaaaaagcaaacatggcTAACAAATCAGGACAGTTTGATTCCATATCAATAAAAAACATGAACACCTAAGTAGATAGGTAGTCCTTGGCAGGTTTTAAgccagaaagtaaaaaagatCTGACTTAGATTTTCAAGGGAACTCTAGGAACTCTTCCTTTATCTTTATAGGAGACTGagctgcttttaatttttgaaggGCCAAATGTGTTTCATGTGCTGGGATCTGTGTCCTTGCTTCATTTTCCTACTGGGTTGTTGGTATTTTTAGTAGTTTCTAGGAGGTAATCTTTATGCTGCGGGAAAATTAATCCTTTGTTCATAATAtggaatgtaaatatttttcccaatttcTCTTGTAACTTTGcttatggtgtttttttttaaacctttactgtaaaataaaacacattaaactGCACAAAATAATTGAATAGTTTAATGAATAAGGTGAAAGCTATAGTAACCACCACCCAGctctcatattttttaaattaattttattgatttaagagTTGACTTTATCAATCAGCTGTTTTATCATTTCTGGATTTGGGGTTGTAAATGATATGATAAAGGAATTCTCCAGTATTTTCCTTAAGAACTTTTGTGGTTTCAGTGAGGTATGGGGTGAATCCTGCATCCAGCTTGTTTTTTCTACCATAGGTCTACATACTGTATGTTGAACCATTGATTTGAGAtgtcacctttttttctttcacataaacCTGCACCGTATTTTGGAGCTTCcattgtttcattgattttactGTCAGTTAATACACaggtaccacactgttttaatccTTGAGTCTTTAACATTTACTTTAATCACAGTAGGTCGTTATTTGTGGTTGGATTGGGAggaattgtttattttgtttttgccacATTGAGCTTGAGTTGTCAGTGAAAAGCCTATGGAAGCACTCAAaaggaaactagagaaaaaaagtaCATCCCTTCTCACACAGGTTGAATTTCAGAACAAAATCCTGCTAGGAAGTGTCAACCCAGTGAGATTTTGAagtcaaaataagtaaaaacacaatacgtttttgtttttcacagaaaAGATATTCATGAGGAACTCCGTCCCGGATGGGGTCCTTTATTTTAGATGTAAGTTGATGTCGAAGGTCAAGCAATAGCCTTCATTTTACTGTTTGAATGCCCAGCATGGTAGGCAAATAGGGACTGAGAAAATCACAAACGCTCTGCAATCTGCCCTGGCTCCAGTCCTTTGGGAAATCTCCGGGAGCAGGAGTTCCCGCCCCCTAGAGAGGCCCGGATGTTCCAgcccgggggggcggggcgccagTTTGGGGGAAGGGGGGTCCTTGAAGCTGGGGCTCGCGCAGCCGCAGTCAGAATTTCCGGGGGCGGAGCGAGCCTAACGGGTAAGAAGCCGTTGTGTGAAGGGGCAGACGGCAAGCTGAGGTAAGTGATGTCTACAGAAACGAGAGAGGTGTGTTCAGCACTTCCCATATGGTCTAGCGGTTAGGATTCCTGGTTTTCACCCAGGCGGCCCGGGTTCGACTCCCGGTATGGGAAGAGGATAAACTTTTTCGTTTCTACTGGCCAGGCCAGAATTTTGTATTTTCGCCACTAGAATGCCTCAGGTCGAATTCGGCGTTTCTTTCCAATTAAGCCTGGAGAAACTGGGGCCCGGGGAGCTCTGGGACCTATCATTCTGTGTTTTGAACGAAGTATTAATTTTCATCACATCATTAAACTATTTTCTCGATCagtaatttattaattatataagaTACCATATACATTATAGATTTGAATaccattatatttaaatattgaataatatttaaaatactcaaaatttATTGTCAATCTCTGGGTGGGGGCACCCTccgggagggaggaagggatgggtGAAGTCAAGACACTTGCAGCTTCTGCTCCAGAGCCAGTCCAGAGGCTGGGCTGCAACAAGTGGAGCTGAGTCTCTGGAGGAGCATAGGATGAAGTGTATGAATGGACTGGAGAGGGCCAGTTGGAAGAAGTCTCTGGCAATTTAATTTTCTCTGGTCTTCCGGCCGCTTTGTTTGCCTTCTAGTCCAGTGGTTAGAGTTCTTAAGCAATCCAGTTTGCCCCCAACCCTTTATGGAAATACTTAAAACTTAAGAATCCCTCTTGACCCCCAACACTTGCACACTTCCAGTCAAAAGGAGAGCCAAACATACAAACATGAGATACTAAGTGCCTTTGTCAATTTTCCACCCCCTTTGTCTGGTTCACTTAGTCAACCCAGGGAGGTTATGTGCAGGGCTAAGGTCCTGCCTTCAGAAGTGGACCACtacactcatttattcactcatacatttggtgggggggggggagggggagaaattaTTTCTGTAATCATATTAATTTAAAGTGTATAGGTTAAAATAGGATACAGTGGAGCTGGGAAGTCatcactgtgtcctcacaagaaaaaaaagctgaataaactaaaatttaacaactcttcttagatccatgAGAAAATTGAAGTCACGGCTGAATTGCTGCCTTGAAAATTGGGGGGAAGACTGACTACAGAGAGTCATAGTATACCAGGCTCAGAAGCTGCTGCTGGAGCCAGTAACTGGTAGGAAAACTTAAAGGCTAATTGACCCTGTTGAGAGAAAAACTCTCTAAAGGCCTAATCTATAaaggaagtttattttattttattttattttactttattttattttattttgacatgtttaatatttattgttcttttgcAGAACAAGAATCCTAGGTAGT of Halichoerus grypus chromosome 4, mHalGry1.hap1.1, whole genome shotgun sequence contains these proteins:
- the IMP4 gene encoding U3 small nucleolar ribonucleoprotein IMP4 gives rise to the protein MLRREARLRREYLYRKAREESLRTAQERKEKVRRALEENRLIPTELRREALALQGSLEFDDAGGEGVTNHMDDEYRWAGVEDPKVMITTSRDPSSRLKMFAKELKLVFPGAQRMNRGRHEVGALVRACKANGVTDLLVVHEHRGTPVGLIVSHLPFGPTAYFTLCNVVMRHDIPDLGTVSEAKPHLIIHGFSSRLGKRVSDILRYLFPVPKDDSHRVITFANQDDYISFRHHVYRKTSHRSVELTEVGPRFELKLYTIRLGTLEQEATADVEWRWHPYTNTARKRVFLSAE
- the VMA22 gene encoding vacuolar ATPase assembly protein VMA22, which encodes MAAPDVRAQVDSLLLQLLRDLEELEAKRAALNARVEEGWLSLSKARYAMGAKSVGPLQYASRMEPQVCVYTSEAQDGLQKFWVVRASAQTPEEVGPREAALRRRKGLTRTPELESSPAPRDPLNWFGILVPHSLRHAQASFREGLQLAAEMASLQIRIDWGRSQLRGLQEKLKQLEPESA